Proteins encoded in a region of the Pseudothermotoga elfii DSM 9442 = NBRC 107921 genome:
- a CDS encoding DUF7508 domain-containing protein: MKRIKAREIQKKWSPFKEEKIKDVPDVFGVYELADENREIVYIGHGKLKERLSEHFRKKTCPGARFFRYEKTSNKERAEEREKALLKRFEKENKRLPECNKRLG, from the coding sequence GTGAAGCGAATAAAAGCAAGGGAAATTCAAAAGAAGTGGAGTCCCTTTAAAGAAGAGAAGATTAAAGACGTACCAGATGTATTTGGTGTGTATGAACTGGCAGATGAAAATAGAGAAATTGTTTACATTGGTCATGGAAAGCTCAAAGAGCGTCTTAGTGAGCATTTTAGAAAAAAGACCTGTCCAGGGGCAAGGTTCTTCAGGTATGAAAAAACATCTAACAAAGAGAGGGCTGAAGAGAGAGAAAAAGCCCTGCTGAAGAGATTTGAAAAGGAGAACAAAAGACTGCCAGAGTGCAACAAACGGCTTGGTTGA
- the cmr1 gene encoding type III-B CRISPR module RAMP protein Cmr1, with protein MQAKTPIWTGNIDSKSDTIQPTGIMGSLRWWTEDLLRGMNDFACDPTGKTICPGDE; from the coding sequence ATTCAGGCTAAAACCCCTATATGGACAGGAAATATCGATTCAAAAAGTGATACTATTCAGCCAACCGGAATAATGGGTTCCCTCCGATGGTGGACAGAAGATCTCCTCAGAGGTATGAATGATTTTGCGTGTGATCCCACTGGCAAAACAATATGCCCTGGTGATGAATAA